The Azospirillum brasilense genome window below encodes:
- a CDS encoding UvrD-helicase domain-containing protein, with the protein MVITYQRLKDFDRQLVALHARGGRPQKVANRLKVLIYDIEHGSELPFRTLSVTNNGESRIDHCVKYDLGDGYRLVTVQNERFVFLCFCGTHDETDRWLEGHKGLTPTIDTERRVEVTFRTPETADGTAARKGGTDLAPGPLAERLPPEQLDALTEGLSASVLTSLMKLESTSSPEDIWNATTRVGDQEQAHAIYDVLTALREGDLDEAVRRIQLFTGDAQPLLDLDDDEVVEVRDGTTVRVIRVGSDDYVRWIERFMQTASYEDWMLFLHPAQQAIVDEDFNGPAKLSGVSGSGKTCIVVKRAVRLAERTPGKPVLIVTLNRPLATLIRRLVDHVSPSEGVAQRIQVTSFFELCQRYLHRFEPENDRLYSDITWKLNEHIDEIWREYYRCWRNNDSAACLIGVHKSLNSRGVSPEAYIRQEFDWLRSAFGRERRSGYLDKSVERRGRGVPFDTPWRATVVSALDAWERKMRDVGVIDQLGLSVQLHRYVDRLEPEYAHVLVDEAQDFGTIELAILRRLAAPGENDLFLCGDLAQQVQAKHQSFRDAGIDIPGARSRKLERNYRNSREILRAAYEVFVGTLANDVQFDGELEIIEPEYANFSTPKPLVLQAASLQQEVACALAIAKDYIDEKPRKVCIAVAGFTLRDMQKFGERLGLPVLDGTRALGDGHIFLSDLEQTKGYEFDVMCILNCQDGVLPAADMPQEEQFRDACRFYVAMTRAKYQLVISHSGALTPWVAARQEHFVFDRWSEHVDLGGLVPGPVPEAQPQVDEEEKAAGTQPAGDPFAVSGRAFLYLPQSQGLSLEAQDKLDTLVEGRSRQRNSQHLAWRTVRDALEHLHVHPYVRNQFGPKVARELMDRYGDPRLRGEKAWKSNALASQSRVRSAGAINHGGSIDE; encoded by the coding sequence ATGGTCATCACTTACCAGCGTCTCAAAGACTTTGACCGCCAGCTGGTTGCGCTCCACGCCCGCGGAGGGCGCCCCCAGAAAGTCGCCAACCGCCTCAAAGTGCTGATCTACGACATCGAGCACGGGTCGGAACTCCCGTTCCGAACGCTTTCGGTAACGAACAACGGCGAGAGCCGCATTGACCATTGCGTGAAGTACGACTTAGGCGACGGTTACCGCTTGGTCACCGTCCAAAACGAGCGCTTCGTCTTCCTATGCTTTTGCGGCACTCATGACGAGACGGATCGCTGGCTGGAGGGGCACAAGGGGCTCACCCCCACCATCGACACCGAGCGGCGGGTTGAGGTGACGTTCCGAACGCCCGAGACTGCTGACGGAACGGCTGCGCGCAAGGGCGGCACCGACCTCGCCCCCGGTCCTCTGGCCGAGCGCTTGCCGCCGGAGCAACTCGACGCGCTCACCGAAGGGTTGAGCGCCAGCGTGCTCACGAGCCTGATGAAGTTGGAGAGCACCAGCTCGCCGGAGGACATTTGGAACGCCACCACGCGCGTCGGCGACCAGGAGCAGGCGCACGCCATTTACGACGTGCTCACGGCGCTTCGTGAAGGCGACCTCGATGAGGCGGTGCGGCGCATCCAGCTCTTCACCGGCGACGCTCAGCCGCTGCTCGACCTCGACGACGACGAGGTGGTCGAAGTGCGCGATGGCACGACGGTGCGCGTCATTCGCGTCGGGTCGGACGACTACGTGCGCTGGATCGAGCGGTTCATGCAGACGGCCAGCTACGAGGATTGGATGCTGTTCCTGCATCCCGCGCAGCAGGCCATCGTCGACGAGGACTTCAACGGCCCCGCCAAGCTGTCGGGAGTCAGCGGTTCCGGCAAGACCTGCATCGTGGTGAAGCGCGCAGTGCGCTTGGCCGAGCGCACGCCGGGCAAGCCGGTGCTCATCGTCACGCTGAACCGCCCGCTGGCCACCCTGATCCGCCGCCTCGTCGACCACGTCTCCCCATCCGAGGGCGTGGCGCAGCGCATCCAGGTCACCTCGTTCTTCGAGCTTTGCCAGCGCTACCTGCATCGCTTCGAACCTGAGAACGACCGTCTCTACAGTGACATCACGTGGAAGCTCAACGAGCACATCGACGAAATTTGGCGCGAGTACTACCGGTGCTGGCGCAACAACGACTCAGCGGCGTGCCTCATCGGCGTTCACAAGTCGCTGAACAGCCGCGGCGTCAGCCCGGAGGCTTACATCCGCCAGGAATTCGATTGGCTGCGCAGCGCGTTCGGGCGGGAGCGGCGGTCGGGCTACCTGGACAAGAGCGTCGAGCGCCGGGGGCGGGGCGTGCCGTTCGACACGCCGTGGCGCGCCACCGTGGTCAGCGCCCTGGACGCGTGGGAACGCAAGATGCGGGACGTGGGGGTGATCGACCAGCTCGGCTTGTCGGTGCAACTGCACCGGTACGTGGATCGGCTGGAGCCGGAATACGCGCACGTGCTCGTCGACGAGGCGCAGGATTTCGGAACTATTGAGCTGGCCATCCTGCGCCGCCTCGCCGCTCCCGGCGAGAACGATCTGTTCCTCTGCGGCGACCTCGCGCAGCAGGTCCAGGCCAAGCACCAGTCGTTCCGCGACGCCGGCATCGACATCCCCGGGGCGCGGTCGCGCAAGCTCGAGCGGAACTACCGCAACAGTCGGGAGATTCTGCGCGCCGCCTACGAGGTGTTCGTCGGCACGCTGGCCAACGACGTTCAGTTCGACGGCGAGCTGGAGATCATTGAACCGGAATACGCGAACTTCTCGACGCCGAAACCCTTGGTGCTGCAAGCCGCATCGCTGCAGCAGGAGGTCGCGTGCGCACTGGCCATCGCCAAGGACTACATCGACGAGAAGCCGCGCAAGGTCTGCATCGCCGTCGCCGGCTTCACACTGCGCGACATGCAGAAGTTCGGCGAGCGGCTCGGCCTGCCCGTGCTCGACGGCACGCGCGCGCTCGGCGACGGCCACATTTTCCTGTCGGACCTTGAGCAGACGAAGGGCTACGAGTTCGACGTGATGTGCATTCTGAACTGCCAAGACGGCGTGCTTCCCGCCGCCGACATGCCGCAGGAGGAGCAGTTCCGCGACGCCTGCCGCTTTTACGTCGCCATGACGCGTGCCAAGTACCAGCTCGTCATTTCCCACAGCGGTGCGCTGACGCCCTGGGTGGCCGCGAGGCAGGAGCACTTCGTGTTCGACCGCTGGAGCGAGCACGTCGACTTAGGCGGCCTCGTTCCGGGGCCGGTTCCCGAAGCGCAGCCGCAGGTGGACGAGGAGGAGAAGGCGGCGGGCACCCAACCGGCCGGCGATCCCTTCGCGGTCAGCGGTCGCGCATTCCTGTACCTCCCGCAGTCCCAGGGCCTGTCGCTCGAGGCCCAGGACAAGCTGGACACGCTGGTCGAGGGACGTAGCCGACAACGCAACAGTCAACACCTTGCGTGGCGCACCGTGCGGGACGCGTTGGAGCACTTGCACGTGCATCCCTACGTTCGAAATCAATTTGGCCCCAAAGTGGCGCGGGAGCTGATGGATCGCTACGGCGACCCGCGCCTCAGGGGTGAGAAGGCATGGAAATCGAACGCGCTGGCATCGCAAAGCAGAGTTCGAAGTGCGGGCGCAATCAACCATGGCGGGAGCATTGACGAGTGA
- a CDS encoding serine/threonine-protein kinase: MTTKFFVPRADRRLGERYELVECLGDGSYGWVWRAQRLSDGALVAVKIPKAQGKRNEELAEGSPLVGQPSHPCVVDVHWMGRVPPEREWYAIEMEYFPSITLAQLLDRGEEGFVASYDKLLGVFEQVVEGCAHLHRVGMSHGDIKPQNILVSAERVKLTDFGSSVLPEDMYARTRENGGTILYSAPEIVGATLSTRDSSSRFLSDIYSLGVLLYHLVTARLPHDTLSQVARHVPFPRAREINSSVSPPLDDFIDRCLRLAPEDRWPSADAMLDAFRAVRRAQVQFTPTRALAVTRAPHEDWSTQAMLLVERGDYRDAELVARAEFESSRDAQAFLLMVQASYREGRYFDCIRDLESRTDVVEAQSSTGAELRRLALSAYLEVRQVDRARTFVAKCLTDAPDAPELLLKHASILALDAKYEAAAEQLMALHRRLPGKPAILRRLVAVFEQMRDTGKAAAFLRAYQKAVPDDPWAVSKAEQFRALGLT, encoded by the coding sequence ATGACGACCAAGTTCTTCGTCCCAAGAGCCGATCGGCGCCTCGGTGAGCGCTACGAGCTTGTTGAGTGCCTGGGCGACGGTTCTTACGGGTGGGTCTGGCGAGCCCAGCGACTGTCGGACGGCGCCCTCGTCGCGGTGAAAATTCCCAAAGCACAGGGCAAGCGGAACGAGGAGCTGGCCGAAGGCTCGCCGCTCGTTGGTCAGCCCTCGCACCCGTGCGTCGTCGACGTCCACTGGATGGGGCGTGTTCCGCCGGAGCGCGAGTGGTACGCGATCGAGATGGAGTACTTCCCCTCGATCACGCTGGCGCAGCTCCTGGATAGGGGCGAGGAGGGCTTTGTTGCCAGTTATGATAAGCTGCTGGGCGTCTTCGAGCAGGTCGTTGAAGGCTGCGCTCACCTGCATCGCGTGGGCATGTCCCACGGGGACATCAAGCCACAGAACATCCTCGTCTCCGCGGAACGCGTGAAGCTGACCGACTTCGGTTCGAGCGTTCTACCCGAGGACATGTACGCGCGAACACGCGAGAATGGCGGGACGATTCTCTACTCCGCGCCGGAGATCGTCGGCGCGACGCTGTCGACGAGAGACAGCTCATCCCGGTTCCTCAGCGATATCTATAGCCTCGGCGTACTGCTTTACCACCTCGTCACCGCGCGGCTTCCGCACGACACGCTGAGCCAGGTGGCCCGTCACGTGCCGTTCCCAAGAGCCCGCGAGATCAACTCTTCGGTGTCACCACCGCTCGATGACTTCATCGACCGCTGCCTAAGGCTCGCACCGGAGGACCGCTGGCCGAGCGCCGACGCGATGCTCGACGCGTTTCGTGCGGTGCGACGCGCACAGGTTCAGTTCACGCCCACCCGCGCTCTCGCGGTCACGCGTGCGCCACACGAGGACTGGTCAACGCAGGCTATGCTCCTCGTTGAGCGCGGCGACTACCGCGACGCGGAGCTGGTGGCGCGCGCGGAATTCGAGTCGTCAAGGGACGCACAAGCCTTTCTCCTCATGGTCCAGGCGTCATACCGGGAGGGGCGCTACTTCGACTGCATCCGTGACCTCGAATCCCGGACCGATGTAGTCGAAGCCCAATCGTCCACCGGCGCCGAGCTCCGACGTCTCGCGCTTTCGGCATACCTGGAGGTACGCCAAGTGGATCGCGCCAGGACCTTCGTCGCGAAGTGTCTGACAGACGCGCCTGACGCACCGGAACTGTTGCTCAAGCATGCGTCGATTCTCGCGCTCGATGCGAAGTACGAGGCAGCAGCCGAGCAGCTCATGGCCTTGCACCGGCGACTGCCGGGCAAGCCGGCAATCCTCCGGAGGCTCGTCGCCGTATTTGAGCAGATGCGCGATACGGGAAAGGCTGCGGCCTTCCTGCGGGCTTACCAGAAGGCAGTGCCCGACGATCCATGGGCGGTCTCGAAAGCCGAGCAGTTCCGCGCGCTTGGGCTCACGTGA